A genomic segment from Parafrankia irregularis encodes:
- a CDS encoding beta-ketoacyl synthase N-terminal-like domain-containing protein yields MAHDDSPTLVPAAAPPGAPPGAPAPAPASRTALARALDTIRSLRAQLDAQRADQPLAVVGVGLRLPGGIDDLDGYWTALAAGRDLVTPLSQERMGPFADQWAGLHRKGGFLDEVMDFDAGFFGIGGREARRLDPQHRLLLEVAWEALEDAALPPERLTETRTGFFVGITNQDYDDWRPADVDAVWGIGNAICYSAGRVAFTLGLTGPAMAVDTSCSSSLVAVHLARQALLRGECEVALAAGVNLIVSPASTRLISQSGLLAPDGLCKPFDARANGFTRSEGCGIVVLKRLADARRDNDRIHAVIAGSALNQDGRSASITAPNVRSQIDVIAAALADAGLTAADIGHLEAHGTGTALGDPIEMDAIATVLGRPRGGRRLTVGSVKSNLGHLESAAGMAGLLKAILCVQRRAVPPLVHFRTLNPRLDLADTGIAIPTEVEAWSPDDGRYAGVSSFGMSGTNAHVIVGPADVGTAVDIGTAAGNGAAAGAGAVVGAGAAVGSGGAVGTGGVEGVAAAGGRAVPVAGFEVAARTPDALRVLAARYRDRLATLPDDAYPAFAYTATVGRARHPVRARVLATSRSQALAALDALAAGTPVEPGGGELTELPRAVVDLPHYPWERRRYAIVPAGSAETPAATLRLTAV; encoded by the coding sequence CGCGCCGACCAGCCGCTCGCCGTCGTCGGCGTCGGCCTGCGCCTGCCCGGTGGCATCGACGACCTCGACGGCTACTGGACGGCGCTCGCCGCCGGCCGTGACCTGGTCACCCCGCTCAGCCAGGAGCGGATGGGCCCGTTCGCCGACCAGTGGGCGGGCCTGCACCGCAAAGGCGGGTTCCTCGACGAGGTGATGGACTTCGACGCCGGCTTCTTCGGTATCGGCGGCCGCGAGGCACGGCGGCTCGACCCGCAGCACCGACTGCTGCTGGAGGTCGCCTGGGAGGCCCTCGAGGACGCCGCGCTGCCCCCGGAGCGCCTGACCGAGACCCGCACCGGATTCTTCGTCGGCATCACCAACCAGGACTACGACGACTGGCGGCCCGCCGACGTCGACGCGGTCTGGGGCATCGGCAACGCGATCTGCTACTCCGCCGGGCGGGTCGCGTTCACCCTGGGGCTGACCGGCCCGGCGATGGCAGTGGACACGTCCTGCTCGTCGTCGCTGGTCGCCGTCCATCTCGCGCGGCAGGCGCTGCTGCGGGGCGAGTGCGAGGTCGCGCTCGCCGCCGGCGTCAACCTCATCGTGTCTCCGGCGTCGACCAGGCTGATCTCCCAGTCGGGCCTGCTCGCCCCGGACGGGCTGTGCAAGCCGTTCGACGCCCGCGCGAACGGCTTCACCCGCTCCGAGGGCTGCGGGATCGTCGTGCTCAAGCGCCTCGCGGACGCCCGGCGGGACAACGACCGCATCCACGCGGTGATCGCCGGCTCGGCGCTCAACCAGGACGGCAGGTCCGCCAGCATCACCGCGCCCAACGTGCGGTCCCAGATCGACGTCATCGCCGCGGCGCTGGCCGACGCGGGCCTGACCGCAGCGGACATCGGGCACCTGGAGGCCCACGGCACCGGAACCGCCCTGGGCGACCCGATCGAGATGGACGCGATCGCGACCGTCCTCGGCCGCCCGCGCGGCGGGCGCCGGCTGACGGTCGGATCGGTGAAGTCGAACCTGGGGCACCTGGAGTCCGCGGCGGGTATGGCCGGCCTGCTCAAGGCGATCCTGTGCGTGCAGCGCCGGGCCGTGCCGCCGCTGGTGCACTTCCGGACCCTGAACCCGCGCCTCGACCTCGCCGATACCGGAATCGCCATCCCCACCGAGGTCGAGGCCTGGTCACCGGACGACGGCCGCTACGCCGGCGTCAGCTCCTTCGGCATGAGCGGTACCAACGCCCACGTCATCGTCGGCCCGGCGGACGTCGGTACCGCGGTGGACATCGGCACCGCGGCGGGCAACGGTGCGGCGGCGGGTGCCGGTGCCGTGGTGGGTGCCGGCGCCGCGGTGGGCAGCGGTGGTGCGGTGGGCACCGGTGGTGTGGAGGGTGTCGCGGCCGCTGGCGGGAGGGCGGTTCCGGTGGCCGGATTCGAGGTGGCGGCGCGAACCCCGGACGCGCTGCGGGTCCTCGCGGCGCGCTACCGGGACCGGCTGGCCACCCTCCCGGACGACGCCTACCCGGCGTTCGCCTACACGGCGACCGTGGGCCGGGCGCGCCATCCCGTCCGCGCCCGGGTGCTCGCCACCAGCCGGTCGCAGGCCCTCGCGGCCCTCGACGCGCTCGCCGCGGGCACTCCCGTGGAGCCCGGTGGAGGCGAGCTGACGGAACTGCCCCGTGCCGTCGTCGACCTGCCGCACTATCCATGGGAGCGGCGCCGCTACGCGATCGTCCCGGCCGGCAGCGCGGAGACCCCCGCAGCCACCCTTCGCCTCACCGCCGTCTGA
- a CDS encoding helix-turn-helix transcriptional regulator, producing the protein MAKPALGIRASAVREGIADLCEQRITPEDLVAEVAERVRRVVPYDAGSWMTTDPETLLPTRLHAVGPKVCLRADDLHDELAGTGVNGFLDLDRSGRCAVSLAASTGGDLDRATRHRSVHEPLGLRDELRLLARDGSATWGIGCLRRADDEPDFTAAEVRYVASIARHLGHGLRSGLARTAAPRTPLAGSGTLILDAAGHLEASTAEADRWLRRISPAEPPELPVSVTMVAVQAQANAVAGGPPRPARLRMSLPGGGWLLVQGEVLVSAPAHGGGGTSRTAVVLEPASRADLLPVMLALYGLTARERQLAELLVAGHGTDRIARRLGISQHTVRDHTKAIFAKVNVATRAELTAVLGAEVTGPPVDVPGGLGDLGLAG; encoded by the coding sequence AAGACCTCGTCGCCGAGGTCGCCGAGCGCGTCCGCCGAGTGGTTCCGTACGACGCCGGCTCGTGGATGACGACCGACCCCGAGACGCTGCTGCCGACCCGGCTGCACGCGGTCGGTCCCAAGGTCTGCCTGCGCGCCGACGACCTGCACGACGAGCTGGCGGGCACCGGCGTCAACGGGTTCCTCGACCTCGACCGATCCGGGCGTTGCGCGGTGTCCCTCGCCGCCTCCACCGGCGGCGACCTGGACCGCGCCACCCGGCACCGGTCCGTCCACGAGCCGCTGGGGCTGCGCGACGAGCTGCGGCTGCTCGCCCGGGACGGCAGCGCCACCTGGGGCATCGGCTGTCTGCGGCGCGCCGACGACGAGCCCGACTTCACCGCCGCCGAGGTCCGCTACGTCGCCTCGATCGCCCGCCATCTGGGCCACGGCCTGCGGTCCGGCCTGGCCCGCACCGCGGCACCACGCACCCCGCTGGCGGGCTCCGGCACGCTGATACTGGACGCGGCGGGCCACCTCGAGGCCTCCACCGCGGAGGCGGACCGCTGGCTGCGGCGGATCAGCCCGGCCGAGCCCCCCGAGCTGCCGGTGTCGGTCACGATGGTGGCCGTGCAGGCCCAGGCGAACGCCGTAGCGGGCGGCCCGCCCCGACCGGCCCGGCTGCGGATGTCGCTGCCCGGCGGCGGCTGGCTGCTGGTGCAGGGCGAGGTGCTGGTCTCCGCACCGGCGCACGGGGGCGGCGGCACGTCACGCACCGCCGTCGTGCTGGAGCCCGCGAGCCGCGCCGACCTGCTGCCGGTGATGCTGGCCCTCTACGGCCTCACCGCGCGCGAACGCCAGCTGGCCGAGCTGCTCGTCGCCGGGCACGGCACCGACCGGATCGCCCGCAGGCTCGGGATCTCCCAGCACACCGTGCGCGACCACACCAAGGCGATCTTCGCGAAGGTGAACGTGGCGACCCGTGCCGAGCTGACCGCGGTGCTCGGCGCCGAGGTCACCGGCCCCCCGGTCGACGTCCCCGGCGGCCTGGGCGACCTCGGCCTCGCCGGCTGA